The Dama dama isolate Ldn47 chromosome 3, ASM3311817v1, whole genome shotgun sequence genome has a segment encoding these proteins:
- the SOAT2 gene encoding sterol O-acyltransferase 2 isoform X6, translating to MEPRAAQVRRREKQGRQQEDWPSREGEPRSGGAERPGGIGGNTEVHRGPDFVQWTQHMQAVKTQLLEQAQGQLMELLDQAMWEAVQAYPPQDRPVPSIPPDSLHKTQEPSLGKRKVFIIRKSLLDELMEVSHFRTIYHMFVAGLCVFIVSTLAIDLIDEGRLMMEFDLLTFSFGQLPLALVTWVPMFLSTLLVPYQALRLWERPQSGGAWTLGVGLGCLLLAAHAAVLGILPVHVAVDYQLPPASRCVLVFEQVRLLMKSYSFLRETVPRTLWARGGPTSEKAALLPRTSGSSLFRPRVRGSGPPVSPATSISSSAPHSSIGKLTPGTRQIDEKHTVSIPLLQQDTQRQVELCGQELCPGPGLRALCLFHPGPPLCSCLCQHEPGTLQHTCPGALHHACHLARHFYAAAHLLCLPSLLAQRLRGDATIWRQNVLSGLVELNILLQLLPHMERGGP from the exons ATGGAGCCAAGGGCGGCCCAAGTGCGGAggagagaaaagcaaggaagacAGCAGGAGGACTGGCCCTCCAGAGAAGGGGAGCCCCGCTCTGGGGGTGCGGAACGCCCAGGTGGCATTGGAG GAAACACAGAGGTGCACAGAGGCCCGGATTTCGTACAATGGACCCAACATATGCAG GCTGTAAAGACACAGTTGCTGGAGCAAGCGCAGGGCCAGCTGATGGAGCTGCTGGATCAGGCCATGTGGGAGGCCGTTCAAGCTTATCCACCACAAGACAGACCAGTGCCCTCCATCCCTCCAGACTCCTTGCACAA GACCCAGGAGCCGTCCCTGGGGAAACGAAAAGTTTTCATCATCCGCAAGTCCCTGCTTGA CGAGCTGATGGAGGTGTCGCACTTCCGCACCATCTACCATATGTTTGTCGCCGGCCTGTGCGTCTTCATCGTCAGCACCCTGGCCATCGACCTCATTGATGAGGGCAG GCTGATGATGGAGTTTGATCTACTGACCTTCAGCTTCGGACAGCTGCCCTTGGCTCTGGTGACATGGGTCCCCATGTTCCTGTCCACTCTGCTGGTGCCCTACCAGGCCCTGCGGCTGTGGGAGAGGCCCCAGTCTGGAGGGGCCTGGACCCTGGGGGTGGGCCTGGGCTGCTTGCTGCTGGCTGCCCACGCCGCCGTGCTCGGCATCCTCCCGGTCCACGTGGCAGTGGACTATCAGCTCCCGCCAGCCTCCCGCTGTGTCCTAGTCTTTGAGCAG GTCAGGCTCCTGATGAAAAGCTACTCTTTCCTGAGAGAGACGGTACCCAGGACACTTTGGGCCAGAGGAG GTCCCACTTCTGAGAAGGCTGCTCTACTGCCCAGGACTTCTGGCTCATCCTTATTTAGACCCAGG GTGAGGGGATCCGGGCCCCCAGTTTCTCCAGCTACCTCTATTTCCTCTTCTGCCCCACACTCATCTATAGGGAAACTTACCCCAG GAACaagacaaatagatgagaaacatACTGTCTCCATTCCATTGCTGCAACAGGACACCCAACGTCAGGTGGAATTATGTGGCCAAGAACTTTGCCCAG GCCCTGGGCTGCGTGCTCTATGCCTGTTTCATCCTGGGCCGCCTCTGTGTTCCTGTCTTTGCCAACATGAGCCAGGAACCCTTCAGCACACGTGCCCTGGTGCTCTCCATCATGCATGCCACCTTGCCAG GCATTTTTATGCTGCTGCTCATCTTCTTTGCCTTCCTTCACTGTTGGCTCAACGCCTTCGCGGAGATGCTACGATTTGGAGACAGAATGTTCTATCGG gactgGTGGAACTCAACATCCTTCTCCAACTACTACCGCACATGGAACGTGGTGGTCCATGA